Proteins co-encoded in one Prunus persica cultivar Lovell chromosome G6, Prunus_persica_NCBIv2, whole genome shotgun sequence genomic window:
- the LOC18772038 gene encoding poly(A)-specific ribonuclease PARN translates to MNTHRPVRALSRALSRALSNSSSSVQPSSTFPLKNVTKSNFEPALAELRRHVAAADFVAIDLEMTGITSAPWRDSLEFDRADVCYLKVKDSAEKFAVLQFGVCPFRWDSSKQYFIAHPHNFYIFPRQEILATNPAYEFLCQTTSIDFLAKYQFDFNICIHEGISYLSKGQEIEALRHLSLAYEDELLAKWSNLKEPVHMPVVKMADTLFTERMKNIFTEWRDGLLRNSNGELQLQGNSNDSQQQLRIIFFKMRPALSLSGFTSHQLRLIHLVIRRHFQDLAYVQINGEKTCQQRLVVRTDSKDDRELLMKEVKDEHCRQAEVKVQAAVGFRHVIDLLSSEQKLIVGHNCFLDIAHIYSKFVGPLPSTAEEFVSSVNKCFPYVVDTKMLLNANNVLQQRMKKSQTSLSSAFAMLCPQIALGKKSTDLAFQSCVKVEVQVDDLRSSNWNSGAKHEAGYDAFMTGCVFAQTCSHLGIDFQSFLPSEHLAHNEKLQKHINLLYLSWSNRDIIDLTSGKKNAVSLGYTNHKKRYPEILFENIALIWGFPSKLKARDIRECISKVFGPTSVTSIYHLDETAVFVQFNKEKFVSEFLILKETLERSDGPVSVLHPLAGLLEGGNTQAANYETYKDICSSPSSKILFADQADAVGTKWKNKLIESKAAMESLERESFGEKNEVNTAFVFC, encoded by the exons ATGAACACTCACCGCCCTGTGAGGGCTCTATCACGTGCGCTGTCACGTGCCCTATCCAACTCCTCGTCGTCCGTACAACCTTCATCGACCTTTCCTCTGAAAAACGTAACGAAGTCGAACTTCGAGCCGGCACTAGCCGAGCTGCGCCGCCATGTCGCCGCCGCCGACTTCGTGGCCATCGACCTCGAGATGACCGGCATCACCAGCGCGCCGTGGCGCGACTCGCTGGAGTTCGACCGAGCCGACGTCTGCTACCTAAAGGTCAAGGACTCGGCCGAGAAGTTCGCTGTGCTTCAGTTCGGCGTTTGCCCCTTTCGATGGGACTCTTCCAAGCAGTACTTCATTGCTCATCC GCacaatttctatatttttccGCGTCAAGAGATTTTGGCCACAAACCCTGCTTATGAGTTCCTATGCCAGACTACATCAATTGATTTCTTAGCTAAATACCAGTTCGATTTCAATATCTGCATACATGAAG GAATATCTTATTTATCCAAAGGACAGGAAATTGAGGCACTAAGACATTTGAGTTTGGCATATGAGGATGAATTATTGGCTAAATGGTCAAACTTGAAAGAACCTGTGCACATGCCAGTGGTCAAGATGGCTGACACTCTCTTCACTGAACGGATGAAGAACATATTCACTGAATGGCGCGATGGGTTGTTGAGAAATAGTAATGGAGAACTCCAACTTCAGGGAAACTCAAATGACTCCCAACAACAGTTACGAATCATTTTCTTTAAGATGCGTCCTGCTCTTAGTCTGAGTGGATTCACTTCTCATCAGCTTAGGTTGATCcatttg GTCATCAGAAGGCATTTCCAAGATCTTGCTTATGTTCAGATAAATGGTGAAAAGACCTGTCAGCAGCGACTAGTTGTGCGTACAGATTCCAAGGATGACAGGGAGTTACTTATG AAAGAGGTGAAGGATGAGCATTGTAGACAGGCAGAGGTGAAGGTTCAAGCTGCAGTTGGGTTTCGTCACGTTATTGACCTTCTTTCATCAGAACAGAAATTGATTGTTGGTCACAATTGCTTTCTTG ATATTGCACATATATACAGCAAATTTGTAGGTCCTCTTCCTTCTACTGCTGAAGAGTTTGTCTCTTCTGTTAACAAGTGCTTTCCGTACGTCGTTGACACCAAAATGCTCTTGAATGCTAATAATGTGCTTCAGCAACGGATGAAGAAGTCCCAAACATCACTTTCGTCAGCATTTGCCATGTTATGCCCACAAATTGCTCTTGGGAAGAAAAGCACTGATCTGGCATTCCAATCGTGTGTTAAAGTTGAAGTTCAAGTGGATGATTTGAG GTCCTCCAACTGGAATTCTGGAGCCAAACATGAAGCGGGATATGATGCTTTTATGACAGGCTGTGTGTTTGCTCAGACATGCAGTCATCTAGGGATTGATTTTCAGTCGTTTTTGCCATCTGAACATTTGGCCCACAATGAGAAGCTGCAGAAGCACATCAACCTTCTATACCTTAGTTGGAGTAATAGAGACATTATTGATTTAACCAGTGGTAAGAAGAATGCAGTATCCTTGGGGTATACGAACCACAAAAAGAGGTACCCAGAGATTTTGTTTGAGAACATTGCTTTAATCTGGGGATTCCCATCAAAACTTAAGGCACGGGACATACGAGAATGCATCTCAAAAGTCTTTGGCCCGACATCTGTCACTTCTATCTACCACTTGGATGAAACTGCAGTATTCGTTCAGTTTAACAAGGAAAAATTTGTCTCTGAATTTCTTATTTTGAAGGAAACTTTAGAGAGAAGTGATGGTCCGGTCTCAGTTTTGCATCCTCTTGCTGGACTTTTAGAAGGTGGAAATACCCAAGCTGCTAATTACGAAACTTACAAAGACATTTGCAGTTCACCCAGCTCAAAGATCTTGTTTGCGGATCAGGCAGATGCAGTTGGTActaaatggaaaaataaattgattgaATCTAAAGCAGCAATGGAGAGCCTAGAACGTGAGAGCTTTggtgaaaaaaatgaagtgaATACTGCTTTTGTGTTTTGCTGA